CAAATCCACAACAAGAAGCTTTTTGGAAAGAAGTTGTAGCAGAATATGAATCTTTACATCCTGAAATAGAGATTGAATGGTCTACTATTCCAGCGGCAGGTAGTTCTGAAGAAGCAATATTAACAGCAATTGCATCTGGAAGAGCCCCTGATATTTCTACAAACATTTTTTCAGGATTTGCCGCACAATTAGTCGAAATAGATCAGCTTATGGAATTAGACAAACTTGATGGTTTTGATGAATTGGTGGAAGCAAGAAAGATGGGAAGTATCATTGAAGGATGGCAAATAAATGGTAAAAACTATGTAATACCTATTTATTCAAATCCTATTTTGATGTGGTGGCGATCTTCTCTTTTAAGGGAAGCCGGATTTGAAAATCCACCAAGAACATATGGCGAAATATACGAATTCTCTAAAAATTTCGTTATACCGAAAGAAAGATATTCAGTTCAAATTATTCAAGGAAGAAACTGGTGGGATAGATGGTTTGATTTTATTACTTATTATTACGCAGCAAGTGAAGGAAAATCATATGTAGATACATCAAAAGGTAGAGCGACGTTTAACGACGAAGCTGGAAAGGAAGTTGCAGAATTTATAAACACAATGTTTAGAAACGAATGGACAGCTGTTGATCTTGGTTCCAACCCTTTCTACATTGGGGATATAGCAGGAGGGTTAAGAGGTCCTTGGGAAATATCTTTTGCTCAAAACCAATTTCCAGATATAGTAAGTGATATCGTTATTTCTGCTCCCCCTGTTCCTGACAGTTATCCTCAAGATAAACCAATCTACACTTTTGCAGATGCAAAAGGACTTGTAATTTTTAAAACAACTAAGCATCCAAAAGAAGCTTGGGATTTTGTAAAATGGGTTTTTTCAAGAGAAGATTTCGACTTGAAATGGCTTGAATACACAAAGATGCCACCCGCAAGAGAAGATCTCTTAACGAACGAATTATTTTCAGATTTTTGGGAACAAAATCCTTTGGCAGCAGAATACGCTAAATACGTTCCTTACGCTGTGCCACCTGCAACAATTTCAACAACAGTTGATGTACAAGATTTAATGACTTTTGAGTTAGTAGAACCATTAATGTATGGAACCAAAGATCCAAAAAAGGCTTTAGATGATGTAATCAAGGCAATAAACAGGATACTTTGGTAAAGGTAGGGGAAGATGATGGCTAAAAGGTTAACAAATTTAGCAAAAAAGGAAGCAAGGAAAGGATTAGGCATATCTTCAATATATCTTGTATACACTGCGATATTTTGGGGTTATCCCTTTGTGTGGTTGTTTATCCTCCTTTTTTCACGATGGAGATTTGTAGGTACTCCTCAATTCGCTGGTTTATACAATATTCAGAGGGTCTTAACAGACCCTCTTTTTTGGAAAACTGTTGGTAATGTGTTCCGATTTATGCTCTATTATATTCCTTTTGTTTTACTTGGCTCTTTACTTTTTGCAATAGCACTTAATAAACTTAAAGTTGGTAAAACATTTGTTGCTTTGTCTTTTTTGGTTGCAAATGTATCATCAGGAGTTGCCTATTCTATTATGTTTTCAAATTTATTTTCAGTGAATGGACCTATAAATAGAACTCTTTACAATGTTTTTGGAATAACTATTCCATGGTTTACAAGTCCGCAATTGGCAATGTTTTCAATTTCATTGATAGTTATTTGGAAATTCATAGGATATTATGGACTAATATTATACGCTGGTCTGACCGCTATTCCAAAGTCTTTGTATGAGGCAGCAGAATTAGATGGAGCTGGAAATTTAACAAAGTTTTTTAGAATTACGCTTCCCTTATTAAACCCATCTATAGTAATGGTAATGGTTTTAGCTATAACTTTAGCCTTTGGAATATTTACAGAACCATATATGATAACGGGAGGAGGTCCTATGAGAAGTACTTTGACTCCAATGATGCATATGATAACAACTGCTTTTCAAAGGATGGATCCAACTTATGCTGCAACAATGGCTGTATTTGTGGCTATTATAAGTTTTGGCTTGATATTGGTAGTTAGAAAAACTATAGAAAGAGAAGTTGATCTGGTATGACAAACAAAAAGATAACAACAGGTAATTTAATACTTCATATAGTAATGTTCGGTCTAGCATTAGTTTGGTTATATCCATATGCATGGTTATTTTTAGCATCGGTAAAACCTTCTGCTGAAATTTATACAAGATTTTTACCCACCAGATTTACTTTAGAACATTTTAGATTTATTCTGGAAAGTGCTGAAAGAATGAATAGACCTTTTGTAAGAGCTTTTTTTATCAGTCTATTTATCTCAGTTACGGTTACAATTTGTGTTATAATCACTTCTGCAATAATTTCTTTTGCACTTTCAAAATATCGTTTTAAAGCTAGAGAAGGTATTTTCAATTTCATTATTTTTCAAATGGTCTTCCCCGGTTTCATGTTTACAATTCCTTTATATATATTAATGAGAAATATGAATTTATTAAATTCATTAGCTGCTCTAATCGTTCCTTTTGTAATGAGTGGATGGGGGATTTTTATGATGACACAGAGTTTCAGAGGAACTCCAAATGATTATATAGAAGCCGCTAAGATAGATGGAGCTTCTGATTGGTTCATTATTTTTAGGATAATGCTTCCTTTAAACAATTCTGTTATGGCAATTGTAGGTTTATTTACGTTCATAGGTGTATGGGACAATTTCATGTGGCCACTTATAGTAATACAAGATTACTATAAAATGCCACTTTCCGTTTTATTGGCAAGTTTTAATCACGAGTACGGCGCATATATAGGCCCTGTTATGGCTGGATCTGTTATACAAACTCTGCCAATGGTGTTAATCTTTATAATATTTAGAAAAGCATTCCTGCAAGGAATTTCAATGTCTTTAAAATAAAAATACTCAAAAGCGAAAGGAAGGGATTTAATTTGAATTTAAAGTTAAAAAGGCATCCGTTAAACCCTTTATTTGGACCAAATCCTATGCATTTATGGGAATCTAGATACGTTTTTAATCCAGCGGTAGTATACGATGGAGAGGTTTTTCATATGTTGTATCGTGCTCAAGGAGAAGATATGGTTTCCAGAATAGGATATGCAGCTAGTGTTGACGGAGTACATTTCAACAGAATGGAAAAACCAGTATTTGAACCTAATGATCTATCAGAATTATATGGAGTTGAAGATCCTAGAATTACTTACTTAAATGGGAAATACTATATGTGTTATACCGCTTACTCTCCAAAAAACGCAAAGATAGCTTTGGCATCTACGGGAAATTTTTTTACATGGAAAAGGTATGGTATTATTTTACCAGAAAGTCCAAATAAAGATGCCGCTCTATTTCCTGAAAAGGTTAATGG
This genomic window from Petrotoga sp. 9PW.55.5.1 contains:
- a CDS encoding extracellular solute-binding protein is translated as MKKLSVLLLIVLISTFALSQTKLVFWTAPNPQQEAFWKEVVAEYESLHPEIEIEWSTIPAAGSSEEAILTAIASGRAPDISTNIFSGFAAQLVEIDQLMELDKLDGFDELVEARKMGSIIEGWQINGKNYVIPIYSNPILMWWRSSLLREAGFENPPRTYGEIYEFSKNFVIPKERYSVQIIQGRNWWDRWFDFITYYYAASEGKSYVDTSKGRATFNDEAGKEVAEFINTMFRNEWTAVDLGSNPFYIGDIAGGLRGPWEISFAQNQFPDIVSDIVISAPPVPDSYPQDKPIYTFADAKGLVIFKTTKHPKEAWDFVKWVFSREDFDLKWLEYTKMPPAREDLLTNELFSDFWEQNPLAAEYAKYVPYAVPPATISTTVDVQDLMTFELVEPLMYGTKDPKKALDDVIKAINRILW
- a CDS encoding carbohydrate ABC transporter permease; protein product: MAKRLTNLAKKEARKGLGISSIYLVYTAIFWGYPFVWLFILLFSRWRFVGTPQFAGLYNIQRVLTDPLFWKTVGNVFRFMLYYIPFVLLGSLLFAIALNKLKVGKTFVALSFLVANVSSGVAYSIMFSNLFSVNGPINRTLYNVFGITIPWFTSPQLAMFSISLIVIWKFIGYYGLILYAGLTAIPKSLYEAAELDGAGNLTKFFRITLPLLNPSIVMVMVLAITLAFGIFTEPYMITGGGPMRSTLTPMMHMITTAFQRMDPTYAATMAVFVAIISFGLILVVRKTIEREVDLV
- a CDS encoding carbohydrate ABC transporter permease, translated to MTNKKITTGNLILHIVMFGLALVWLYPYAWLFLASVKPSAEIYTRFLPTRFTLEHFRFILESAERMNRPFVRAFFISLFISVTVTICVIITSAIISFALSKYRFKAREGIFNFIIFQMVFPGFMFTIPLYILMRNMNLLNSLAALIVPFVMSGWGIFMMTQSFRGTPNDYIEAAKIDGASDWFIIFRIMLPLNNSVMAIVGLFTFIGVWDNFMWPLIVIQDYYKMPLSVLLASFNHEYGAYIGPVMAGSVIQTLPMVLIFIIFRKAFLQGISMSLK